The Medicago truncatula cultivar Jemalong A17 chromosome 4, MtrunA17r5.0-ANR, whole genome shotgun sequence genome includes a region encoding these proteins:
- the LOC11445713 gene encoding probable polygalacturonase At3g15720 codes for MKGLFVLCLIFVIASPCLCQNYFNVVKYGAKGDGHTDDSNAFTNAWQDVCGSTRDTPTLIIPEGQNFMLQPLSFQGPCKSTTISVKIMGTITAPQSNANWKWDDNDGDYWIKFSNINGLIINGGGTVDGQGDSWWNNNGHIRPTALKILECDNLKLGPLKHINSPRNHISIVGCNDALISNLHIIAPKDSPNTDGIDISTSTNISVQHSIISTGDDCIAINNGTEFIYITDIQCGPGHGISVGSLGKDGDYSTVEEIHVSNITFRETTNGARIKTWTGGSGYARKITYEDIIVFKVENPVIIDQQYDALEPLKTKYNVLEGVSKAVKVSDVIFRNIRGTTNGKDAIDLNCARIGCTNIILEDIDIVDLDGKKASASCNSVQGSCSSCNPQVSCL; via the exons ATGAAAGGCTTGTTTGTTCTTTGCCTAATATTTGTCATTGCTTCACCTTGTTTGTGCCAAAATTACTTCAATGTTGTTAAGTATGGTGCCAAAGGCGATGGCCATACGGATGATTcaaat GCTTTTACGAATGCATGGCAAGATGTGTGTGGTTCAACTCGAGATACCCCGACACTTATCATACCCGAAGGCCAAAATTTCATGTTGCAACCTTTGTCATTTCAAGGTCCTTGCAAATCTACAACCATTAGTGTTAAG ATAATGGGAACTATCACTGCTCCACAAAGCAATGCAAATTGGAAATGGGACGATAATGATGGTGATTATTGGATCAAGTTCTCAAACATAAATGGCCTTATTATCAACGGTGGTGGAACAGTTGATGGCCAAGGTGATTCATGGTGGAACAATAATGGCCATATCAGGCCAACG GCTCTTAAAATTCTTGAATGTGATAATCTAAAACTTGGCCCATTGAAACACATCAACAGCCCCagaaatcatataagtatagtCGGATGCAATGACGCTTTAATCTCTAATCTTCATATAATTGCTCCAAAGGATAGTCCCAACACCGATGGGATTGACATTTCAACATCAACCAACATCTCCGTTCAGCATTCAATCATTTCAACTG GTGACGATTGCATTGCCATTAACAATGGTACCGAGTTCATCTACATAACTGATATTCAGTGTGGACCTGGTCATGGCATAAG TGTTGGAAGCCTTGGAAAAGATGGGGATTATTCCACGGTAGAAGAGATACATGTGTCAAACATCACCTTTAGAGAAACAACAAATGGTGCTAGAATCAAGACATGGACG GGAGGATCTGGGTATGCTAGAAAGATAACATATGaagatattattgtttttaaagtGGAGAATCCTGTGATTATTGATCAACAGTACGACGCTTTAGAACCTctcaaaacaaaatacaatgTTTTAGAAGGTGTAAGCAAAGCAGTAAAAGTGAGTGATGTTATTTTCCGCAACATTCGTGGAACCACAAATGGTAAGGATGCAATTGATCTGAATTGTGCTCGTATTGGTTGCACCAACATTATACTTGAAGATATCGACATAGTTGATCTTGATGGAAAGAAAGCATCTGCATCATGCAATAGTGTACAAGGGTCATGCTCTTCTTGTAATCCACAAGTATCGTGTCTTTAG